CTCCATAGTGCAGTCGATAAAGTACAACAGGAGCTTTTGAAGGTAAATGCTGTTACAAACGTCTCCACAGATTTAGATAACACTGTAAAAGAAATTCAAGTGGAGGTGGACCGAGAAAGGGCAAAAGATTACGGATTTGTTCCTGCACAAATAGCACAAATGGTCAATCAAATGACTAAGGGTCAACTTACAACACAAATCATTGCAGAGGATGGTGCGGTACTACCGGTTTATACAGGCTTTGGACATGTCTTTAATAATAGTATCGAATCTTTAAAATCTATGCAGTTACGTTCTCCTGCAGGCTTATTTGTAAAGCTTGAGGATATAGCTACTGTTGCTGTTCAAGAAGGACCCGTATCGATTAGACGTTCTGATCAAGCGGCTGCTGTAGCATTTTTTGTGGAGTATGAAACGAAGGAATCTTTAGGCGGTATTTCGGCTAAAGTCGACCAAGCATTGCAAAAGGCTAAGTTACCTTCTGAAACCCAGGTAGTCTTTAGTGGAGATCGTGAACTTTATGATAGTGCCATCAATGATATGCTTTTAGCCGTTGCATTAGCTGTAGTGCTCGTATATATCGTAATGGCAGCACAATTCGAATCATTTAAGCATCCATTTGTAATCATGTTTACGGTACCGTTAATGATTATTGGTGTTGCCATAGCAATGTTTATGACAAATACGCTTATTGGGGTGACCTCTGTTATCGGTATATTAGTCCTTGTAGGGATTGTCGTTAATAATGGAATTGTGCTTGTAGATTATATTAATCAGCAAAAGTCTAAAGGAATGGGGACCTATGATGCGATTTTACTTGCTACTCAGGATAGACTTCGCCCAATTTTAATGACGGCGCTCACGACCATTTTAGGTTTGCTGCCACTTGCACTGGGCTTTGGTGAAGGAACAGAGATGAATCAGCCCATGGGTATTGCAGTTATTGGCGGCCTTGTCACATCGACTTTGCTGACATTATATATTGTACCGACTGTTTATAGCTTAATGGATAAAGAAACTCGGAAGATACGGTAGGCTCAGGGGGAGTGAGAGATGGGGGTTCATTTTTTTACAGGTTTTCCAGGATTCATTTCAAGTCAATTGATAAGGGAGATATTTCGAAAAAATCAGGCACAGGAAGTTGTAGTTATCGTTTTAGCAGGAGAATTAGTAAAGGCTAATATTGAAAAAGATTCTATTATTGTGGAGTTTCCAAATTGTTTGATTCGTATAGTAGAGGGAGATATTACATTACCGAATCTTGGACTAGAAAATCAAACAGTACAGGAAGTAGTGCCTCAAATAGAAGTGCTTTGGCACCTAGCAGCCATATATGATTTAGCAGTCCCACGTGACATAGCCTGGAAGGTAAATGTGCATGGTACAACGATGGTCAATGATTTTGTTCGAAGTCTTCCAAATTTAAGACGTTATATGTACTTTAGTACAGCCTATGTGGCAGGTACACGTGAAGGTGTTTTAAAAGAAAATGAACTCGTTCGTCCTCCTGCATTTAAAAACTATTATGAGGAAACAAAATATGAAGCTGAGCATCGTGTAGAAGATTTAAAATCAGAAATTCCATTAACCATTATTCGACCTGGTATTGTGCGTGGTCATTCTGAAACAGGAGAAACAATCAAATTTGATGGACCTTACTTCTTTTTAAATATGGTAGATAAATTAAAATGGTTACCCTTTATTCCGTATATCGGTCAATCTACATCAACAATTAATGTAGTTCCAGTAGATTATATTATTAATGCTTCAACGTATCTTGTTGATGAAAAATGTGCTGAAGGGAAAACCCTGCATTTAACAGATCCGAATCCGCATCCTGTTCAAGCAGTATACCGGACAATGGTGAAATTATTAACGAGTCAATCTCCTAAGGGACAATTTCCATTGATTCTAGCAAAAGTATCCTTGCGAGTACCACTTATTCGAAAAAAACTTGGAGTAGAGCAGGAAACGTTAGACTATTTAACGTGGAATGCTCACTTTGATACAACGGAAGCAGTAGCAATCTTGACAAAGGGTGGGATTACATGTCCTGATTTTATAGATACGATGCCCATAATGATTGATTTCTATTTAGCGCATAAAGAAGAAAAAAACTATCAAATTCAGATAAAATAGAATTATTCTTTTATCTTTTTTGCTATGAAGATGAATTAGTGGATAGATCATTTTGCCACGCTTTCATGTTAGTGCTATAATAATTTTTACAGAAGAACACCTTCGACATTTTGTCAAAGGGGAGTAGCTAACAGATACGAGCGTTGTAGCTGGTTTCACATTCGTCAAGACATGGTATTTACCATCGGGTGTGATAGTAAATAACTTTATGCTTTCTAGCCTGGAGTTGAAATTTTCTGATAGAAGGGATTTATCTTCATTCAGCAAATGTTTTTTGTATCGAAAGCATGGCGGCTGATACAGAAAACTCCCACCTCTAAAGGTGGTGAGATGAAATGAAAATCCGTGACATCCGCCAATTACGCCAAGGCGTAATTGATTTACTTAGCGAGACCTTTGCCTTTTCATAGGGCAGAGGTCTTTTCTTTTGTACCTGTATAGTAATGACTAATTTGGGTATACAGAGGTAGAGGAGGCACTTATATGGAAGCAATTTTATTACAGTATGGGTGGGTACTTATTGTACTGATTATTTTAGAAGGATTATTAGCAGCAGATAATGCAGTTGTAATGGCTGTAATGGTGAGACATTTACCGCGTGATCAACAAAAAAAGGCTTTATTTTATGGATTATTTGGTGCATTAATTTTCCGATTTTCAGCGCTTTTTATTATTACAGTGCTAGTGAATTATTGGCAGATTCAAGCACTAGGAGCAGCATATTTATTATTCATGTCAGCTAAAAATATATATGATTTACGCCATAAAGAGGATTCAACAGACGAAACGAATGAGAAAGTAGCAAAAAGAGGTAGTGGTTTCTGGATGACAGTGCTTAAGGTGGAGGCTGCGGATATTGCATTTGCTATTGATTCTATGCTTGCAGCAGTAGCTATAGCGGTCACACTACCAGAACTAGGGCATTTTGATATTGGTGGTATCAATGGTGGTCAATTTGCAGTGATGCTACTTGGAGGATTTATTGGTGTTATCATGATGCGATTTGCTGCACAATGGTTTGTAAAAGTATTAAATGACTATCCTTCACTTGAAACGGCTGCATTTTTAATTGTTGGTTGGGTAGGTGTCAAGCTTGTTGTGTTAACATTGTCACACGAAAGAGTAGGTATTTTACCAGTAGAGTTCCCTCATTCTACAGCGTGGGAGGTAACTTTTTGGGTTGTACTAATAGCAATTGCACTAGTTGGTTACTTAGTAGGTGTAAGGAATAAACAACATACACATTAATTTTTTGAGGAATAGTCATATCTATTCCTCTTTCTTTTTTGACGTATTTTTTCTATACTAATATCTATCGAGTTTAGAGTATGGAAGGAGTTAAGAAAGTGCCTTGGAAAAAATCATCGAATAGGCTTGTAACGCCGTTTCAGGTACTAGTATCTTATTATTTTATAGCGATAGCCATTTCCTTCCTGTTACTACGACTTCCGGGCGTTCATCAAGAAGGTGTGAAAGTTTCGTTATTAGATAGCTTGTTTACAGCAGTAAGCGCAGTAAGTGTAACGGGTTTAACAACATTTAATATTTCAGAGACGTATACAACCTTTGGACTCGTAATGGTGCTTGTTATTCTGCAGCTTGGAGCCATTGGCATTATGTCACTCGGTACCTTTGTTTGGTTATTGGTTGGGAAAAAAATAGGCATGCGTGAGCGACAATTAATTATGATAGACCATAACCAATATAATTTATCTGGCGTAGTTCAATTAATACGGGAAATATTAAAAATCTTAATCGGTATTGAGGTTGTAGGTGCATTTATACTAACATTACACTTTACGAATTATTTCGATACGTTAGAGGAAGCTTTTCTACATGGTGTCTTTGCTTCTATTTCCGCCACAACTAATGGTGGTTTCGATATTACAGGAATGAGCTTGCTACCGTTTCATAACGATTATTTTGTTCAATTGATTACGATGGTATTAATTGTCCTTGGCGCAATAGGCTTCCCGGTACTTATAGAAGTAAAAACTTTTTTAATGAATCGGCATGCAAATTTCCGATTCAGTTTATTTACAAAAATTACTACCTCCACGTATGCAATTTTATTTGTAGTTGGTG
This genomic stretch from Lysinibacillus pakistanensis harbors:
- a CDS encoding SDR family oxidoreductase translates to MGVHFFTGFPGFISSQLIREIFRKNQAQEVVVIVLAGELVKANIEKDSIIVEFPNCLIRIVEGDITLPNLGLENQTVQEVVPQIEVLWHLAAIYDLAVPRDIAWKVNVHGTTMVNDFVRSLPNLRRYMYFSTAYVAGTREGVLKENELVRPPAFKNYYEETKYEAEHRVEDLKSEIPLTIIRPGIVRGHSETGETIKFDGPYFFLNMVDKLKWLPFIPYIGQSTSTINVVPVDYIINASTYLVDEKCAEGKTLHLTDPNPHPVQAVYRTMVKLLTSQSPKGQFPLILAKVSLRVPLIRKKLGVEQETLDYLTWNAHFDTTEAVAILTKGGITCPDFIDTMPIMIDFYLAHKEEKNYQIQIK
- a CDS encoding TerC family protein, with the protein product MEAILLQYGWVLIVLIILEGLLAADNAVVMAVMVRHLPRDQQKKALFYGLFGALIFRFSALFIITVLVNYWQIQALGAAYLLFMSAKNIYDLRHKEDSTDETNEKVAKRGSGFWMTVLKVEAADIAFAIDSMLAAVAIAVTLPELGHFDIGGINGGQFAVMLLGGFIGVIMMRFAAQWFVKVLNDYPSLETAAFLIVGWVGVKLVVLTLSHERVGILPVEFPHSTAWEVTFWVVLIAIALVGYLVGVRNKQHTH
- a CDS encoding TrkH family potassium uptake protein — translated: MPWKKSSNRLVTPFQVLVSYYFIAIAISFLLLRLPGVHQEGVKVSLLDSLFTAVSAVSVTGLTTFNISETYTTFGLVMVLVILQLGAIGIMSLGTFVWLLVGKKIGMRERQLIMIDHNQYNLSGVVQLIREILKILIGIEVVGAFILTLHFTNYFDTLEEAFLHGVFASISATTNGGFDITGMSLLPFHNDYFVQLITMVLIVLGAIGFPVLIEVKTFLMNRHANFRFSLFTKITTSTYAILFVVGAVVIFLLESFHSFKGMAWHEALFSAMFHSVSTRSAGLTTYDVTTFSEATDIFMSFLMFIGSSPSSVGGGIRTTTFAMAILFLITFARGREDIQVFGREIHLIDVFRSFVVILLAFFMVLVATIILLITEPHASLIQIIFEITSAFGTCGMSLGITSDLSIVGKIIIIILMFVGRVGLISFLYTLGGGGRGKKSSYHYPKERVIIG